The following proteins are co-located in the Chryseobacterium daecheongense genome:
- a CDS encoding DUF1569 domain-containing protein gives MKTIFEHKDRQELIERISALTDNKTAQWGKMNLYQMIRHCTVWNDWILGRNKQEYKQEFLGKLFGRMALKRLLREGAVMDKNVPAGEFAIKEKTGDTDLYKKIWLEQIAAYENYSNPDFIHNFFGKMKTEDLGMFVYKHMDHHLRQFNV, from the coding sequence ATGAAAACAATATTTGAACATAAAGACAGGCAGGAGCTGATCGAAAGGATCAGTGCACTAACAGATAATAAGACTGCACAGTGGGGAAAAATGAATCTTTATCAGATGATCAGACACTGTACCGTTTGGAATGATTGGATTTTAGGAAGAAATAAACAAGAGTATAAACAGGAATTTTTGGGAAAACTATTTGGGAGAATGGCTTTAAAAAGATTATTGCGGGAAGGAGCTGTCATGGATAAAAATGTACCGGCAGGTGAATTTGCCATTAAAGAAAAAACAGGAGATACGGACTTATATAAAAAAATATGGTTGGAGCAGATTGCTGCTTATGAAAACTATTCAAATCCTGATTTTATCCATAATTTCTTTGGGAAAATGAAAACAGAGGATTTGGGCATGTTTGTTTATAAACACATGGATCATCATTTACGGCAGTTTAATGTATAA